The sequence ACGCAGGACATTGAGTCAGTGGCGCGTCGGAAAATTTCTGCAATTTCTCTAATTGATGGTTGCAAGCGCTACACACCCTATTTTATCCAAATCGACCGTCTATAGGCATAGGTATTTTTTGGATTAGCGTGTTGAAAAAGGGGGTCATTATAAAGGAAATTCGGAGCATAGATAAGAGCGAACGCACAGCTCAGGTGCGACAAAATCCCTTTCCGTGATGTTTTAACACATCATTTAACAAATTTCCCCCCTCACAAGGCGCGCCCGATAACCTATGCTGGCATAAATTGGTCAGCAGATTGAGCCAACCGCCGCTATTCTCCCGTCATGATCTCGAGGCCCGACATAATGAAACTTGATGCAAAAACCACCGCACTGGTACTGATTGATCTGCAACAGGGGATCTTGCCCTATGCCAAAGGCCCTTATAGCGCTGAGCAGGTCATCGCAACCAATGCGCGGCTGGCCGATAAATTTCGCCAACTCGGTGCTACAGTCGTGTTGGTGCGCGTGGGGTGGTCTGACTCCTTCGCTGAGGCGCTAAAACAGCCGGTCGATCAGCCTAGCCCTACCCCTGATGGCGGTTTGCCCGAGTCATGGTGGAGATTCCCTGAGCAGCTGGCGGTGAGTGATCAGGATATTAAGGTGATCAAACACCAGTGGGGCGCGTTTTACGGCACTGATTTAGATCTGCAGTTGCGCCGTCGTGGGATTAAAACCGTGGTACTGGCGGGCATTGCCACCAATATTGGTGTTGAATCGACCGCCCGTACCGCCTGGGAACTGGGTTATGAGTTAGTGATTGCTGAAGATGGTTGCAGCACGGCGAGTGCCGAGATGCAGCAGTTTGCGGTGAACCATATCTTCCCACGCATTTCCCGCGTTCGCAGCAGCACTGAAATTCTTGCCGCGCTAGACGCATAACGCCCCCATACACTCACCGGAATCACATCTTGGCCTGTGGGGATTCCGGTGAACCACTATCACGCGCAGACAACCCCCTCTTTCCAAACGCTAAACTGAAACTCAAGAAATGACACTCCCGCCATTTTTCTAGCGACAGTGACCCGGTAGGCGGTTATCATCATTCAGCCAGTCTATGGTTGGGCAATGGAGTTAAAAATGGTTAGCTCGCTTTATGTCGTGTTGGGCGCACTGTTATTGATCAAACTTTCATTTGATGTGGTGAAATTAAGAAACCAGTACCGGGTAGCTTATGGCGACGGTGGTTTTTATGAGTTACAAACCGCCATCCGCGTACATGGTAATGCCGTAGAATATATTCCTATTGCTGTAATTTTGCTCATTATGATGGAGATGAATGGTGCACTGACGTGGATGATTCACCTTTGTGGATTGATGCTGATAGTCGGCCGCCTGCTGCATTATTATGGTTTACGCCATCGCGAAATTCGCTGGCGTCGCTCTGGGATGAGTGCCACTTATGTTTCTTTGGTATTGATGGTTATTGCTAATATTTACTACCTACCTTGGGATCAGATTTTCAGTCTAACCTGACCCTGTTACCGCGTTATCCGCTCCGCGCACCAAAGCCGCCGGAGCACTGTTAGTCCGGGCGGGTTATCCCCGCCTTCATGTCTCCCCCCGCTATCTCCTGCTTACCCTCGGTTTATCGCGCTTATTTGTCCATTTCTCTGTTATAATATGCGCCTTTAATTTCTTGTTAATGCCAATGACAGTCATGCCAAATCGCGACACTCAATCTCAAAACGATGCGCAACGCCAGCACGCTGGGGCGACAGAGCCACAGCGTGATAGCCTGTTTGCTGCCCCTATTGCCAAATTAGGTGACTGGACCTTCGACGAAAAGGTCGCTGAAGTGTTCCCTGATATGATCCAGCGATCGGTTCCCGGCTACTCCAACATTATCTCGATGATCGGCATGTTGGCGGAGCGTTTTGTGCAGCCCCATAGCCAGATTTACGATCTGGGCTGTTCGCTGGGTGCCGCGACACTGTCAATGCGCCGCAATATCAAGGCGGAAGGTTGCAAAATCATTGCCGTGGATAACTCGCCCGCGATGGTCGAGCGCTGCCGTCGCCATCTCGACGCTTTTCGCGCAGAGACGCCCGTCGACGTGGTGGAGTCAGATATTCTGGATATCAAGCTGGAAAACGCCTCGATGGTGGTGCTGAATTTCACTTTGCAATTCCTGGAGCCGGCTGACCGCCAACGGCTACTCAATCAGGTGTACCAAGGGTTGCGACCAGGGGGGGCCTTGGTGTTGTCCGAGAAGTTCAACTTTGAGGATAGCGATATCGGCGAACTGCTGTTTAACATGCACCACGATTTTAAGCGCGCCAATGGTTACAGCGAACTGGAGATCAGCCAGAAACGCAGCATGCTGGAGAATGTCATGTTGACCGACTCCGTTGAAACCCATAAACAGCGTCTGCATCAAGCCGGTTTCGAGCACGCGGAAGTCTGGTTCCAGTGTTTTAATTTTGGTTCGCTAATTGCCCTGAAAGCAGGAGAGGCTCAATGATTGAATTTGGCGATTTTTACCGGCTGATTGCCAAAGGCCCATTAAGCCCATGGCTAGATACCCTGCCCGCGCAACTCAGTGCCTGGCAGCGCGAATCACTGCACGGCAAGTTTAAAACCTGGTTTAACGCGGTAGAGCATTTGCCGCAGCTCACCCCAACCTCACTGGATCTACGCGATGGCGTGCGGGCAGAGATGTCGCCACCTCTTTCTGCCGGTCAGCGGGAGGGGATGGAAAATATGTTACGCGCCCTGATGCCATGGCGCAAAGGCCCCTTCTCTCTCTATGGGCTGGAGATCGATACCGAATGGCGCTCTGATTGGAAATGGCAGCGGGTATTGCCGCACATCACGCCACTGGACGGGCGCACCATTTTGGATGTCGGCTGTGGTAGCGGCTATCACCTGTGGCGCATGATTGGTGAAGGTGCCCAGTTGGCAGTGGGTATCGACCCGATGCAGCTGTTTTTGTGTCAGTTTGAAGCCATCCGTAAGCTGTTGGGTGGTGACCAACGTGCCCATGTGCTGCCGCTGGGCATTGAACAACTGCCCGAGTTGGCAGCCTTCGACACGGTGTTCTCTATGGGGGTGCTCTATCACCGCCGCTCACCGCTAGATCACCTCTATCAGCTAAAAAACCAGTTGGTTAGCGAGGGGGAATTGGTGCTCGAAACATTGGTGGTTGAAGGCGATAGCCGGCAGGTATTGGTGCCCGGCGATCGTTATGCCCAAATGCGTAACGTCTATTTCATTCCGTCGGCACCCGCATTGAAGGAGTGGCTGGAAAAATGTGGGTTTGTGGATGTCAGAATCGCTGATATGGCGGTGACCACCACCGATGAGCAGCGCCGCACCGACTGGATGACCAGCGAGTCATTAGCTGAGTTCCTCGATCCAACAGACCCAAGCAAAACCGTGGAAGGCTATCCGGCCCCAGTTAGAGCCGTATTAATCGCTCGTAAGCCATAATCCTCAGCTATAAAAACGGCCCTCGGATTAACCACCGAGAGCCGCTAAAAACGCTGTGGCTTCAGTCTCTGTCGCTAGACCCAAAGTCATTGGAGTTACAGCTAGGCAGCAAACGAGCAAATCCCGATGAGCTGACTTTTGGTCAGTGATTCGGGTGAGAGAGTGCCGCTAACAACGCTGTAGCTTCAAGGACGAAGGATCTAGGCTGAACGTGAAAGTGGTGCGCCCATCACCAGCAAACTCTTCATCGCCTCAACCACTTCACCATCAACACAATAATGCGCAAACTCATCGACATCACTGTCGGCACACATAGTCACGCCAGCTTTGCGATATTTCATCGTCGAGGGAACCGAACGCCCCGCAGAGCTGTGTAACTCGCGAATACCGGCATCAATAAATTTCTGCATATTGGTCAGCCGAACACCCGCACCCGCCATGATAATCGGCCCTTGCGTTTGGGTGGCGGCGACTAAATCTTTCAGTAGTGACAGCCCCAGTTCCGCATTCTGTTGCTGGCCCGAGGTTAGAATCCGCGCCACATTCAGGTCGGTTAATTGCTGCAAGGCGACCATCGGGTTTTGACACATATCAAATGCACGATGGAATGTGACCGCCAGGTCACCGCTGAGGGACATTATCTCGCGCATCCGCGGCATATCAATATGCCCATCAGTATCCAGCACCCCCACGACCACGCCCGCAAAACCCATATCACGGATGCGCGCAATATCATTTTTGATGATGGCAAAATCATTATGGCTATAGCAGAAATCACCGCCCCGAGGTCGCACGATTGGATGCACCGGAATAGTTACGGTCTCTCTGGCTTGCATTAATGCACCGACGCTAGGTGTTAAACCCCCTTCGGACTGACCGCAGCATAGTTCAATCCGGTCGGCTCCTGCCTTTTCTGCTACCTGCGCACAATCGACGCTATAGCAACAAATTTCCAATTTAGTCATTATCTCCCCCGTTTGACGGATGCCACTGCGGCAGTTGTTTTACCCGGTAACTCTGGGCATAGATATCACCTAAGAATTGAATAATTCTATTTCTGAATAATTTATATGCTTAATATATCACTCGCGCTAAAGCTGGATCTCATCCCGCGCGCTAGAGACTTACTATGGCACCCATTTTGAGTTCGTGAGTAGATGTCAGTCACAGTGATAACCATAAGTGATAGTCGGTGTTGAAATAAATAACCCATTTACGTTAGTTATGGTTCTCGCTATCTATTATTTGCCGCAAGGTATATGGGTGAAATTTAATGGTTATCTCGCCATCACTCACCGCCAGCGTTGGGTTAGCTAAACGTTCATGCTCCCCTTGCGGTGAACTAAATTTTTCATTGATGCCCACGGGAAATGTCGCGGGTAGCAAGGCTCGGGCGCGGTGTTGCAGGGTTTGCGGGTCACCGGGCAAAACCAGCTCCACATGCTCCCAGCCCTGATGGGGATAATGGGTTTTCCCCGGATACGGCAGCTCAATGCAATCTATCTGCCAGGGGCCAATAGCTAAAGGTTGCGCTAAATCGAACAGACAAATGGGTCGGCCATTAATCTGCGTCTCGGACATCAAATTGCCACAATGTAATAATCCGCTACGCCAGCGCTGCGCGGTTTCAATTTGATAGCAGCGCAATGAAATATGGTCGGCGCTAAATTGAGTCAAATCCAAATTTAATTTGGCCGAAAAACTCACCAGTTTCTGCTCAAAAATTGGCAGATCAGTGATTAAATCCTGTAATTCGGCGATATCTTGCAAACGGCGCATCTGGCTCTCCTTTTAAGCGGCGATTTCCGACATTGAAGCGGCCATAATCTACAGTTATTAGCGCTAATCAGCCATATTTTATCTGATTGATTTATGGCGCCACCTCAATCATTGCTAATAAAATAGTCAGTTGATCTCTTTGCGGGCTTTCTTCACCGCAACCACCGCCCCGATGCTGACGCCGAAAGGCAAATATGGTATAAATCCTGCCATCTTGCGACTAACACGCTGTCAGCCCGCCCCACCGTCACTCATTGATTGCGGTATCAGGCGCTGGCCACGTTTGAATTAACTGGCACAGAGACTCTTTTGTGCATCACTAATGTCTCTTTTGTGCGTAATTAAGGTAACCCGGTGAATATTCAGGCTCTTCTCTCAGATAAAGTCAGCCAGGCGCTGATTGCAGCAGGTGCTCCAGCAGGTAGCGAAGCTCAAGTTCGCCAATCTGCCAAAGCGCAATTTGGCGATTATCAAGCTAATGGCGTCATGGCCGTTGCCAAAAAAATGGGCATGCAACCCCGACAACTGGCAGAAAAAGTCATTGAGCTGCTTGATCTTGAGGGTATTGCCAGCAAGGTTGAGATCGCCGGCCCCGGTTTTATCAATATTTTCTTAGACCGTCAGTGGGTTGCCAGCAAAGTAGAGTTCGCGTTAACAGCACCCAAACTGGGCGTGGCACCGGTTGAACCGCAAACTATCGTGGTTGACTATTCGGCACCTAACGTGGCTAAGCAGATGCACGTCGGTCACCTGCGCTCAACCATTATCGGTGATGCGGCGGTGCGGACTCTGGAGTTCCTGGGGCACCATGTTATCCGCGCTAACCACGTCGGCGACTGGGGCACACAGTTCGGTATGCTGATTGCGTATCTGGAAAAAATGCAGAATGAAAGCGCCAGCGATATGGACCTATCGGATCTGGAGCTTTTCTATCAGCAAGCCAAGAAAACCTATGACGAAGACGAAGAGTTCGCCCTGCGCGCCCGTGCCTATGTGGTGAAACTGCAAAGCGGCGACGAATATTGCCGTCAGATGTGGCGCAAACTGGTGGATATCACCATGGCGCAGAACCAGATTGCCTATGATCGGCTAAATGTCACCCTGACCACAGATGATGTCATGGGCGAGAGCCTATATAACGCCATGTTGCCGGGCATTGTTGCGGATCTGAAAGCCAAGGGTCTGGCAGTCGAGAGCGACGGGGCCACTGTGGTCTATCTGGATGAGTATAAAAACAAAGATGGCGAGCCAATGGGCGTCATTATCCAGAAAAAAGATGGCGGTTACCTCTATACCACCACGGATATCGCTTGTGCCAAGTATCGCTATGAAACACTGGGCGCAGACCGCGTGTTGTATTACATCGACACTCGCCAGCACCAACATCTGATGCAAGCATGGACTATCGTGCGCAAAGCCGGTTACGTCCCTGAGTCAGTGCCACTAGAACACCATATGTTTGGCATGATGCTGGGGAAAGATGGCAAGCCATTTAAAACCCGCTCAGGTGGCACGGTTAAGCTATCCGACTTGCTGGACGAAGCTATTGAGCGTGCCGGCAAATTGATCGCCGAGAAAAACCCGGATATGCCTGCGGATGAACTGAAGCAGGTGGTGGAAGCGGTCGGTATTGGCGCGGTGAAATATGCCGACTTGTCAAAAAGCCGCACCACCGACTATATCTTCGACTGGGATAACATGCTGGCGCTGGATGGCAACACCGCACCTTACATGCAATATGCCTATACCCGCGTGGTTTCGGTGTTTAAACGTGCAGGCGTTGATGAGAATAGCCTGACACTGCCACTGGTGATAACCGAAGATCGTGAAGCGGCACTGGCAACGCGCCTGCTGCAATTTGAAGAGGTCATCACTACCGTCGCCCGCGAAGGGACGCCTCATGTGATGTGCTCCTATCTGTATGACGTAGCGGGCTTATTCTCCAGTTTCTACGAGCATTGCCAGATCCTGAATGCCGCAAGTGAAGAGATCCGCCAAAGCCGCCTGAAACTGGCGATGCTGACGGCAAAAACCCTGAAGCAAGGTCTGGATACCCTCGGTATTCGCACAGTAGAGCGGATGTAGTTCTCACCGCTCGCCGTTTTAGCTAATATAATTGACGACAAAAAAGGCCCCAAGGGGCCTTTTGCTGTTTTATCATCAAACCGATTGACCATCAGCAGGTCACATCAGCCATTGCTTCGCCGGGCAAAATCTCGCAATTTGAATCCGAGTAACGCCAGTGAAGCAAAGTAGGCAATCACCCCCGCCGCCACCACTGCCGATAAGCGCAACAGCCGATAAGCCATGCCGCCGATATCCCACGCCGGCATGACCCACAACAGCCCCAGCAACACCGCTGACATCACAATCACGCCGATAACCAATTTCGTCAGGAATAGCGCCCAGCCGGGTTGCGGCTGGAAAATCTGCTGCTTACGCAACTGCCAATACAGCAAGCTGGCATTCAGACATGCCCCAAGACCAATCGACAGCGATAGCCCCGCATGTTTTAGTGGCCCGATGAAAATCAGATTCATCACCTGAGTCAATATCAGTGTGACAATAGCAATCTTCACTGGGGTTTTGATGTTTTGGCGCGAGTAGAACCCCGGTGCCAGCACTTTAACCACAATCAGCCCCATCAGACCAACCGAGTAAGCTACCAGCGCTCGCTGGGTCATCGCGGCATCAAAGGCACTGAATTTACCATACTGGAACAGTGACACCACCAACGGCTTAGCGAGGATCCCCAATGCCACCGCACTGGGTAACGCCAGCAAGAAACAGAGGCGCAGACCCCAATCCATCAGTCGGGAATACTCATCATGGTTACCGCTGGAGAAGCTTTTTGCCAGTGAGGGCAGCAAAATGGTGCCTAACGCCACGCCCAGGACACCGGATGGGAACTCCATCAAGCGGTCAGCATAGTACATCCAGGAGACAGAGCCTGAGACCAGAAACGACGCAAAAATAGTGTTGATGATCAGTGAGATTTGGCTGACGGACACCCCAAGGATCGCCGGCCCCATTTGGCGCATCACCCGCCAGACCCCGGCATCACGCAGTGACAACCGCGGCAGTACCAGCATACCTATCTTTTTCAGATGAGGCAGTTGATAACCCAATTGCAGCACCCCGCCCACCACCACGGCCCAGGCCAGCGCCATCACCGGGGGATTAAAGTAAGGCGCGGCAAAGAGTGCAAAACCTATCATGCTGATATTTAGGAAGGTTGGTGCAAACGCGGGAATGGAGAAGCGGTTCCAGGTATTGAGGATAGCCCCCACCAGCGAGGCCAGTGAGATCAGCAAGATATAGGGGAATGTCACCCGCAGCAGCGCAGAGGTGAGTGCAAATTTATCGGGGGTGTCGGTAAAACCGGGGGCGGTAATAAAGATAACCCAAGGTGCTGCCAACATGCCCAATATCGTGACTACCGCCAGTATCAGGGTTAATAAGCCGGAGACATAGGCGACAAATGTTCGTGTCGCCTCCTCGCCCTGCTGGCTCTTATATTCAGCCAGAATCGGCACAAAAGCCTGCGAGAATGCCCCCTCAGCAAAAATACGCCGCAGGAGATTAGGCAATTTAAAGGCCACAAAAAAGGCATCCGTTGCCATACCTGCACCGAAGACCCGCGCCACAATGGCATCACGGGCAAAGCCCAATACGCGGGAAAACATGGTCATTGAACTGACGGCTGCCAGTGATTTCAGTAAATTCATAGGTTTCTGATCTGGGGTTAGGGTGGGCATCAGCGCTGCCCTGATACTGTTTAAAAACAGCCGCCAGTCTACGTAACCGGCTATGAATAGCCATCGAAAAGTGTAACAACTTACTGAGAGCGCTGATCTTTTGTTCATGCTTGCTCAGCGCCTCTAACCTAGCCCGCACTCTACTGCTGTAACATCACTTCTATCATGCGTTGAGCATAAATCGCCTCTTCACCCGAGAGTTGCGGGGCCGTTTGGTGGCTCACCGCGTCAATAAAGTGACGTACAGCCCCGACAAAGCCGCGCTGCTCCAGGGTGGTTTGCCAACCGGGGGCGGGCAAACTAATCACCTGCCCATCAGACTCCTGCTGCCACTGGCGCATATCATTAATCTGATAACAGCGCCCGAAGCTGATAGCTTGCACACTCTCCCGCTGAGTACCGGCATCGCGATGCATACTGGTGGTTATCAGGCAATCGCCCGCGTCGAAATGGTGCTCGGCATACAACATCTGCCCCTGCGCGTTGGTTTGCACGCGGCCGCTGGTCAATGTTGCCGACTCCCCCGCCAGCCATAACGCGGTATCCACCACATGCAGATAGTCATCCAGCAAGGTAAAACGGGCACTATTTGGCCCGATGCCGTTTTGGCGATGTTTCTCCATGCGCAGTGAGGTCGGCAGGGCCATCTCTTGCTTAAGCTGCTGGTATAACGGCGAAAAACGGCGGTTAAAACCGACCATCAACGCCAACTTTTGTTTGGTGGCCAAAGCGATCAATTGCTCCGACTGCGCCAGTGTTTCAGCCAGCGGCTTATCGACATAAACATGAATTCCGGCCCGCAACAGCTCACTCACCACCTGAAAATGGCTGGCGGTGCTGCTGTGAACAAAAATAGCATCACACTCAGCGGCGAGGGTATCCAAGCGCGAGAAATAGCGCATTCGGTAGCTGTCGCACACCGGCTGCGCCTTAATTTGATTGGGCGAAAATGCGCCAGTCAGCTGCCAATCCAGCGCTTGGGTCAGGATCGGCAGATAGGCTTTTTGCGCAATCCCCCCCAGGCCAACGATACCCACACGCAGTTTTTTGCCAACGCCCGCTTTGTTCATAGCATCCTTATCAATCATCTAACTGGATCAGCACTTCATCCAAACGGCGTGTCAGCGCCATAACCTGTTGCTCAAGCTGCGCAACTCGGGCTTCAAGGGTGCCGGTTACCCCGTCAACACCCTCGTCTGCGGGTGCAGTTGCTGCCGCATCGCCGCTAAACAGATGCCTATAGCGACTCTCGCGTTTACCCGCCTCACGGGCCAGACGCGCCACAAATGGCCCATCTTCACGTTGGGAGAGCTGATTCAGCACCGCTTCGGTCTCGCTCACATCCGCAAACTCATACATGCGGTTGGTGCGGGTGCGCAACTCACCTGGCGTCTGCGGGCCACGTAATAGTAGTGTGGTGATCACCGCCAACTCCGCTGGGGAGAATTTAAGGTTACCAAACTCAGAATTGCAGAAACGGTGCTCATACTTCATGACCCTATTACCACTTTGTGTGCGGATAAGGTGTTTTTTCAGCAAAAAATCCAGTGTCTGCTGCACATCCGATTCGGATAGCTCCATCACCGGTTCACGGTTAGTTTTCTGATTACAAGCTACCGTCACACCATTGAGCGACATCGGATACTGCTCTGACGTCGTCACCTGTTTTTCCAGCAAACAGCCAATCACTCTGGCCTCTAATGCATTTAGACTCTGTTTCATCCTGACCTCAGCGCGTGGGTGTCCATTCTTTGTTAGTCAAGGCCGTCAGCACATGATCGCGCCACTGGCCGTCAATCAGTAAATAATCCTTCGCGTAGCCTTCGCGCTCAAAACCCAGGCGCTCAAGTAAGCTGCCACTGCGATGATTATGCGGCATATAATTAGCCATAATACGGTGCATCCGCTCCTGCCGCTGCATATAGCGAATCAGCGGTTGCAACGCTTCAAACATTAAGCCCTGCCCCTGCCAGCGCTCACCTAATGAGTAACCCAGGAAACAGGCATGAAAGGAGCCGCGCAGCACATTGCTGAAGTTAGCGACCCCGCGCACCTCTTTCTCCTCCGCATCTAGCAAAATAAAGTAGTAGGCGCTGCCCTGTTTTTGTAGCTCCATGATCATACCCAGCCGCGCCTGCCAACCGGACGGCATGCAGTGGCTTTGATCACGCACCGGTTCCCAGGGTTTGAGAAATACCTGATTTTCAGCGTAATACTCCGCCATGCGGTAAGCATCACGCTCATGAAC comes from Yersinia bercovieri ATCC 43970 and encodes:
- a CDS encoding hydrolase encodes the protein MKLDAKTTALVLIDLQQGILPYAKGPYSAEQVIATNARLADKFRQLGATVVLVRVGWSDSFAEALKQPVDQPSPTPDGGLPESWWRFPEQLAVSDQDIKVIKHQWGAFYGTDLDLQLRRRGIKTVVLAGIATNIGVESTARTAWELGYELVIAEDGCSTASAEMQQFAVNHIFPRISRVRSSTEILAALDA
- a CDS encoding MAPEG family protein, with the translated sequence MVSSLYVVLGALLLIKLSFDVVKLRNQYRVAYGDGGFYELQTAIRVHGNAVEYIPIAVILLIMMEMNGALTWMIHLCGLMLIVGRLLHYYGLRHREIRWRRSGMSATYVSLVLMVIANIYYLPWDQIFSLT
- the cmoA gene encoding carboxy-S-adenosyl-L-methionine synthase CmoA; amino-acid sequence: MPNRDTQSQNDAQRQHAGATEPQRDSLFAAPIAKLGDWTFDEKVAEVFPDMIQRSVPGYSNIISMIGMLAERFVQPHSQIYDLGCSLGAATLSMRRNIKAEGCKIIAVDNSPAMVERCRRHLDAFRAETPVDVVESDILDIKLENASMVVLNFTLQFLEPADRQRLLNQVYQGLRPGGALVLSEKFNFEDSDIGELLFNMHHDFKRANGYSELEISQKRSMLENVMLTDSVETHKQRLHQAGFEHAEVWFQCFNFGSLIALKAGEAQ
- the cmoB gene encoding tRNA 5-methoxyuridine(34)/uridine 5-oxyacetic acid(34) synthase CmoB, giving the protein MIEFGDFYRLIAKGPLSPWLDTLPAQLSAWQRESLHGKFKTWFNAVEHLPQLTPTSLDLRDGVRAEMSPPLSAGQREGMENMLRALMPWRKGPFSLYGLEIDTEWRSDWKWQRVLPHITPLDGRTILDVGCGSGYHLWRMIGEGAQLAVGIDPMQLFLCQFEAIRKLLGGDQRAHVLPLGIEQLPELAAFDTVFSMGVLYHRRSPLDHLYQLKNQLVSEGELVLETLVVEGDSRQVLVPGDRYAQMRNVYFIPSAPALKEWLEKCGFVDVRIADMAVTTTDEQRRTDWMTSESLAEFLDPTDPSKTVEGYPAPVRAVLIARKP
- the cutC gene encoding copper homeostasis protein CutC; the protein is MTKLEICCYSVDCAQVAEKAGADRIELCCGQSEGGLTPSVGALMQARETVTIPVHPIVRPRGGDFCYSHNDFAIIKNDIARIRDMGFAGVVVGVLDTDGHIDMPRMREIMSLSGDLAVTFHRAFDMCQNPMVALQQLTDLNVARILTSGQQQNAELGLSLLKDLVAATQTQGPIIMAGAGVRLTNMQKFIDAGIRELHSSAGRSVPSTMKYRKAGVTMCADSDVDEFAHYCVDGEVVEAMKSLLVMGAPLSRSA
- a CDS encoding VOC family protein, whose product is MRRLQDIAELQDLITDLPIFEQKLVSFSAKLNLDLTQFSADHISLRCYQIETAQRWRSGLLHCGNLMSETQINGRPICLFDLAQPLAIGPWQIDCIELPYPGKTHYPHQGWEHVELVLPGDPQTLQHRARALLPATFPVGINEKFSSPQGEHERLANPTLAVSDGEITIKFHPYTLRQIIDSENHN
- the argS gene encoding arginine--tRNA ligase, producing the protein MNIQALLSDKVSQALIAAGAPAGSEAQVRQSAKAQFGDYQANGVMAVAKKMGMQPRQLAEKVIELLDLEGIASKVEIAGPGFINIFLDRQWVASKVEFALTAPKLGVAPVEPQTIVVDYSAPNVAKQMHVGHLRSTIIGDAAVRTLEFLGHHVIRANHVGDWGTQFGMLIAYLEKMQNESASDMDLSDLELFYQQAKKTYDEDEEFALRARAYVVKLQSGDEYCRQMWRKLVDITMAQNQIAYDRLNVTLTTDDVMGESLYNAMLPGIVADLKAKGLAVESDGATVVYLDEYKNKDGEPMGVIIQKKDGGYLYTTTDIACAKYRYETLGADRVLYYIDTRQHQHLMQAWTIVRKAGYVPESVPLEHHMFGMMLGKDGKPFKTRSGGTVKLSDLLDEAIERAGKLIAEKNPDMPADELKQVVEAVGIGAVKYADLSKSRTTDYIFDWDNMLALDGNTAPYMQYAYTRVVSVFKRAGVDENSLTLPLVITEDREAALATRLLQFEEVITTVAREGTPHVMCSYLYDVAGLFSSFYEHCQILNAASEEIRQSRLKLAMLTAKTLKQGLDTLGIRTVERM
- the murJ gene encoding murein biosynthesis integral membrane protein MurJ — protein: MNLLKSLAAVSSMTMFSRVLGFARDAIVARVFGAGMATDAFFVAFKLPNLLRRIFAEGAFSQAFVPILAEYKSQQGEEATRTFVAYVSGLLTLILAVVTILGMLAAPWVIFITAPGFTDTPDKFALTSALLRVTFPYILLISLASLVGAILNTWNRFSIPAFAPTFLNISMIGFALFAAPYFNPPVMALAWAVVVGGVLQLGYQLPHLKKIGMLVLPRLSLRDAGVWRVMRQMGPAILGVSVSQISLIINTIFASFLVSGSVSWMYYADRLMEFPSGVLGVALGTILLPSLAKSFSSGNHDEYSRLMDWGLRLCFLLALPSAVALGILAKPLVVSLFQYGKFSAFDAAMTQRALVAYSVGLMGLIVVKVLAPGFYSRQNIKTPVKIAIVTLILTQVMNLIFIGPLKHAGLSLSIGLGACLNASLLYWQLRKQQIFQPQPGWALFLTKLVIGVIVMSAVLLGLLWVMPAWDIGGMAYRLLRLSAVVAAGVIAYFASLALLGFKLRDFARRSNG
- a CDS encoding Gfo/Idh/MocA family protein, which gives rise to MIDKDAMNKAGVGKKLRVGIVGLGGIAQKAYLPILTQALDWQLTGAFSPNQIKAQPVCDSYRMRYFSRLDTLAAECDAIFVHSSTASHFQVVSELLRAGIHVYVDKPLAETLAQSEQLIALATKQKLALMVGFNRRFSPLYQQLKQEMALPTSLRMEKHRQNGIGPNSARFTLLDDYLHVVDTALWLAGESATLTSGRVQTNAQGQMLYAEHHFDAGDCLITTSMHRDAGTQRESVQAISFGRCYQINDMRQWQQESDGQVISLPAPGWQTTLEQRGFVGAVRHFIDAVSHQTAPQLSGEEAIYAQRMIEVMLQQ
- a CDS encoding DUF480 domain-containing protein, with the translated sequence MKQSLNALEARVIGCLLEKQVTTSEQYPMSLNGVTVACNQKTNREPVMELSESDVQQTLDFLLKKHLIRTQSGNRVMKYEHRFCNSEFGNLKFSPAELAVITTLLLRGPQTPGELRTRTNRMYEFADVSETEAVLNQLSQREDGPFVARLAREAGKRESRYRHLFSGDAAATAPADEGVDGVTGTLEARVAQLEQQVMALTRRLDEVLIQLDD
- the rimJ gene encoding ribosomal protein S5-alanine N-acetyltransferase, which produces MFGYHSATPKIRLTTDRMSLRLVHERDAYRMAEYYAENQVFLKPWEPVRDQSHCMPSGWQARLGMIMELQKQGSAYYFILLDAEEKEVRGVANFSNVLRGSFHACFLGYSLGERWQGQGLMFEALQPLIRYMQRQERMHRIMANYMPHNHRSGSLLERLGFEREGYAKDYLLIDGQWRDHVLTALTNKEWTPTR